From Bradyrhizobium symbiodeficiens, the proteins below share one genomic window:
- a CDS encoding lipid-A-disaccharide synthase N-terminal domain-containing protein — MIIQYGQALSNYLYDVFVAKFDFWLAFGLVAQLFFTARFLVQWIASERAGNSVVPMAFWFCSMGGGLMTLVYGVVKREPVIILGQSLATVIYIRNIMLIIKNRSKASKTQER; from the coding sequence ATGATCATCCAATACGGTCAGGCGCTGAGCAACTATCTCTACGACGTCTTCGTCGCCAAGTTCGACTTCTGGCTGGCGTTCGGCCTCGTCGCGCAGCTGTTCTTCACCGCGCGCTTCCTGGTGCAGTGGATCGCGAGCGAGCGCGCCGGCAACAGCGTGGTGCCGATGGCGTTCTGGTTCTGCTCGATGGGCGGCGGGCTGATGACGCTGGTCTACGGCGTCGTGAAGCGCGAGCCGGTCATCATCCTCGGACAATCGCTCGCGACGGTGATCTACATCCGCAACATCATGCTGATCATCAAGAATCGCAGCAAGGCGTCGAAGACGCAGGAGCGCTGA
- a CDS encoding TetR/AcrR family transcriptional regulator, whose amino-acid sequence MRRPAPVQLPRGRPRSFDTEAAVERAMNVFWSLGYHATALPDLLRATKLSRGSLYAAFGDKHSLFLRALDRYIAIALTRMDTELDHRREPVEGLRAYLAGYVDRNSGANGRRGCLLVATAMELAGRDVEVDRRIESFFKAMETRVAGAFSRAKAAGQLADGVEPSSAARILVCFVEGLRVVGKTAPTRIISQATVDALLDRFIR is encoded by the coding sequence ATGCGTCGTCCCGCCCCAGTACAGCTGCCCCGTGGCCGCCCCCGGAGTTTCGACACGGAAGCCGCTGTCGAACGCGCGATGAATGTATTCTGGTCGCTCGGCTATCACGCCACGGCGCTGCCGGACCTGCTTCGTGCGACGAAACTCTCGCGTGGCAGCCTTTACGCCGCTTTTGGTGACAAGCACTCGCTGTTCTTGCGTGCGCTCGATCGATACATTGCCATTGCCTTGACGCGGATGGATACCGAACTCGACCACCGCAGAGAGCCGGTCGAGGGCCTAAGGGCCTACCTTGCCGGCTACGTCGACCGCAACAGCGGTGCTAATGGCCGGCGCGGATGCCTGCTGGTAGCCACAGCCATGGAACTGGCTGGCCGTGACGTCGAGGTTGATCGTCGCATCGAGAGCTTTTTCAAAGCCATGGAGACTCGGGTGGCTGGTGCATTTTCCCGTGCGAAGGCAGCGGGCCAACTGGCCGATGGTGTCGAGCCTTCGAGTGCCGCGCGAATTCTCGTCTGTTTCGTCGAGGGCCTGCGGGTGGTCGGTAAGACGGCGCCGACACGGATCATTTCGCAAGCCACCGTCGACGCTCTTCTCGACCGCTTCATCAGGTAG
- a CDS encoding DMT family transporter — MSAMQIVCAVVVPLLWGYQFVVIKVGVGEFPPLFFLALRFLAIALLLVPFVERPRRRQLGPVAAISLFLGGLNFGLFYVGLGLGSGSMSAVAYQLAAPFTVLLAWPLLAERPSLTTSAGVVLAFIGVIVLAAGPGVSENALPLLLVVGAAFAFAVSNVLTKRYGPFDPLMLMGWSSLLTVPQVMLMSLLLESGQMASLVTADERGWLALAYTIFIGGIVGFGLWFWLIARCSMVRVAPFGLLLPVFALTSSVIFLDERISPKLIAGGLLAISGVAMTQVRPRAQPA; from the coding sequence ATGTCCGCCATGCAGATTGTCTGCGCGGTGGTCGTTCCTTTGCTCTGGGGTTATCAATTCGTGGTCATCAAAGTGGGCGTGGGGGAGTTTCCGCCTCTGTTCTTCCTCGCACTGCGCTTTCTGGCAATCGCGCTGTTGCTCGTTCCGTTCGTCGAAAGGCCGAGGCGCAGGCAGCTCGGACCTGTCGCAGCCATTTCGCTTTTCCTTGGTGGATTGAACTTCGGCCTGTTCTACGTTGGTCTCGGGCTCGGCTCGGGAAGCATGTCAGCCGTCGCATATCAGCTCGCCGCACCTTTCACCGTCTTGTTGGCCTGGCCGCTGCTCGCGGAGAGGCCGTCTCTAACTACGTCCGCCGGCGTGGTACTTGCCTTCATCGGTGTGATCGTGCTGGCAGCGGGGCCTGGCGTGTCGGAAAACGCGCTTCCGCTGCTGCTTGTGGTCGGGGCAGCCTTCGCATTTGCGGTGTCCAACGTCTTGACGAAGCGCTATGGCCCTTTTGATCCCCTGATGTTGATGGGCTGGTCGTCGCTCCTCACGGTGCCGCAGGTCATGCTGATGTCGTTGCTGCTCGAATCCGGACAAATGGCGAGCCTTGTCACGGCAGACGAACGCGGCTGGCTGGCGCTCGCCTACACAATCTTCATCGGCGGAATTGTTGGGTTTGGCCTTTGGTTCTGGCTGATCGCCCGTTGCTCGATGGTGCGCGTCGCGCCCTTCGGTCTGCTGCTGCCGGTGTTCGCATTGACTTCCAGCGTCATCTTCCTCGACGAACGCATAAGCCCAAAGCTGATCGCCGGCGGGTTGCTCGCGATCTCGGGCGTCGCCATGACGCAGGTGCGCCCACGCGCCCAACCAGCCTGA
- a CDS encoding Na/Pi cotransporter family protein encodes MGTLVLLDLMGGVALLLWGLHMVHSGILRAFGPDLRRLLGKALSNRLSAFAAGLGLTALLQSSTATALITSSFAAEGLVSLAAALAIMLGANVGTTLIVQVLSFNIAAVAPVLFVLGLVAFRSGPRSRIKDIGRVCIGLGLMLLSLHILLDTLAPAENAPGVRIVMSAITGDPILCIVIATLVTWAVHSSVASVLLIMSLAYSQFITPEAALALVLGANLGSAINPVFEGAKRDDPASYRLPVGNLVNRVVGIALVLPFLGTIAEHMHAWQPDLARMTAAFHIAFNVGTAVVFIGLLDTMSRLLTRLLPDRVQEADPARPRYLDETALETPSLALADASRETLRMGDLVEVMLRKVMAAMMTGDRALVDQVTKMDNLVDGLDEAIKLYVTKLMRGSLDESEGRRAMEIISFAINLEHIGDIIDKSLSELATKKIKRRFQFSAEGADELAAFHKRTMDSLRIAFGVFMSGDANEARKLLVEKTALRNTELAAVERHLDRLREGRPETIETTSLHLDVLRDLRRIHSHICSVAYPVLDAAGEPYRRTQAETAALPASGAASAVPR; translated from the coding sequence ATGGGAACGTTGGTTCTGCTCGATCTGATGGGCGGCGTTGCGCTGTTGCTGTGGGGCCTGCACATGGTCCACAGCGGGATCCTGCGCGCCTTCGGTCCTGACCTCAGGCGGCTGCTCGGCAAGGCGCTGAGCAACCGCCTCAGTGCTTTCGCTGCCGGTCTCGGCCTCACCGCACTGCTCCAGAGCAGCACCGCGACCGCCTTGATCACGAGCTCGTTCGCCGCCGAAGGTCTCGTCAGTCTCGCTGCCGCGCTCGCCATCATGCTCGGGGCCAATGTCGGCACGACACTGATCGTGCAGGTGCTATCGTTCAACATCGCAGCCGTTGCGCCGGTGCTGTTCGTGCTCGGCCTCGTCGCCTTCCGCTCCGGCCCGCGATCGCGGATCAAGGACATCGGCCGCGTCTGCATCGGCCTCGGCCTGATGCTGCTCTCGCTGCACATCCTGCTCGACACGCTGGCGCCGGCGGAGAACGCACCGGGCGTCCGGATCGTGATGTCGGCCATCACGGGCGATCCCATACTGTGCATCGTCATTGCCACCCTCGTCACATGGGCCGTGCATTCGAGCGTCGCCAGCGTGCTGCTGATCATGTCGCTGGCCTATTCGCAATTCATTACGCCTGAGGCGGCGCTGGCGCTGGTGCTCGGTGCCAATCTCGGCAGCGCCATCAATCCCGTGTTCGAGGGTGCCAAGCGTGACGATCCCGCGAGCTATCGCTTGCCGGTCGGCAATCTCGTCAACCGCGTCGTCGGCATCGCCCTCGTCCTGCCCTTCCTCGGCACGATCGCCGAGCACATGCATGCCTGGCAGCCCGATCTCGCCAGGATGACGGCGGCGTTCCACATCGCCTTCAACGTCGGCACGGCCGTCGTCTTCATCGGCCTGCTCGACACCATGTCGCGCCTGCTGACCCGCCTCTTGCCGGATCGCGTGCAGGAGGCCGACCCGGCCCGCCCGCGCTATCTCGACGAGACCGCGCTGGAGACGCCGTCCCTGGCGCTCGCCGACGCCTCTCGCGAGACGTTGCGGATGGGCGATCTCGTCGAAGTCATGCTGCGCAAGGTGATGGCGGCGATGATGACGGGCGACCGGGCGCTGGTCGACCAGGTCACCAAGATGGACAATCTCGTCGACGGTCTCGACGAGGCTATCAAGCTCTACGTGACCAAGCTGATGCGGGGCAGCCTCGACGAGAGCGAAGGACGGCGCGCAATGGAGATCATCTCCTTCGCCATCAACCTCGAGCATATCGGCGACATCATCGACAAGAGCCTGAGCGAACTCGCCACCAAGAAGATCAAGCGGCGCTTCCAGTTCTCGGCGGAAGGGGCGGACGAGCTCGCCGCCTTCCACAAGCGCACGATGGACTCACTGCGGATCGCCTTCGGCGTCTTCATGTCGGGTGACGCCAACGAGGCGCGCAAGCTGCTGGTGGAGAAAACCGCGCTGCGCAACACCGAGCTCGCCGCGGTCGAGCGGCATCTCGACCGCCTGCGCGAGGGCCGTCCCGAAACCATCGAAACGACCTCGCTGCATCTGGACGTGCTGCGCGACCTCCGGCGCATCCACTCGCACATCTGCTCGGTCGCCTATCCCGTGCTGGATGCGGCCGGCGAGCCTTATCGCCGGACCCAGGCGGAGACAGCTGCCCTGCCCGCCTCAGGCGCTGCGTCGGCAGTGCCGCGCTAG
- the metC gene encoding cystathionine beta-lyase: MDSSHPSQQHAETRLVTSGRDTKAQKGFVNPPVFHGSTVLYPTAEDLHAHRGEFTYGRHGSPTTKAFQETLMALEGPQCAGVGIVPSGLSAISTTLLSVLKAGDHILVIDNVYRPSRNFCNGMLARFGVETTYFDPLIGAGIDKLFKPNTRAVLVEAPGSQSFEMPDIRAIAEVTHGRGALVIDDNTWATPLYHRSLEQGVDISMQAATKYIGGHSDIMFGTISANAKAWPQIAEGIRLLGVCAGPDDVFLALRGLRTLSVRLAQHHRSGLDMARWLAARPEVARVLHPGLETDPGHAIWKRDFTGASGLFSIVLKPAPQKAVDTMLNTLKLFGMGFSWGGFESLAIPFDCDAYRTATKWSPGGPTLRLHIGLESVDDLKADLDRGFAAFKAAM; this comes from the coding sequence ATGGATTCCTCGCACCCGTCCCAGCAGCATGCCGAGACCCGGCTGGTCACCTCCGGCCGCGACACCAAGGCGCAGAAGGGGTTCGTCAATCCGCCGGTCTTTCACGGGTCGACCGTGCTCTACCCGACCGCCGAGGATCTGCACGCCCATCGCGGCGAGTTTACCTATGGCCGCCACGGTTCCCCCACCACCAAGGCATTCCAGGAAACGCTGATGGCGCTGGAGGGACCGCAATGCGCCGGCGTCGGCATCGTCCCGTCGGGGCTCTCGGCGATCTCCACCACCCTGCTCTCGGTGTTGAAGGCTGGCGACCATATCCTGGTCATCGACAACGTCTACCGGCCCTCGCGCAATTTCTGCAACGGCATGCTCGCCCGCTTTGGCGTCGAGACCACCTATTTCGATCCGTTGATCGGCGCCGGTATCGACAAGCTGTTCAAGCCGAACACCCGCGCTGTGCTGGTGGAGGCCCCGGGCTCGCAGTCGTTCGAGATGCCGGACATTCGCGCCATCGCCGAGGTTACGCATGGGCGCGGCGCGCTCGTCATCGACGACAACACCTGGGCGACGCCGCTCTATCACCGCTCGCTCGAACAGGGCGTCGACATCAGCATGCAGGCCGCGACCAAATATATCGGCGGCCATTCCGACATCATGTTCGGCACGATCTCGGCCAACGCCAAGGCCTGGCCGCAGATTGCGGAAGGCATCCGTCTGCTCGGCGTCTGCGCCGGTCCCGACGATGTCTTCCTCGCGCTGCGCGGCCTGCGCACGCTGTCGGTGCGGCTGGCGCAGCATCACCGCTCCGGGCTCGACATGGCGCGATGGCTCGCTGCTAGACCCGAGGTCGCGCGCGTGCTGCACCCGGGGCTCGAGACCGATCCCGGCCACGCGATCTGGAAGCGCGACTTCACCGGCGCCTCCGGCCTGTTCAGCATCGTGCTGAAGCCAGCGCCGCAGAAGGCCGTCGACACCATGCTCAACACGCTCAAGCTGTTCGGCATGGGTTTTTCATGGGGCGGATTCGAAAGCCTCGCGATTCCCTTCGATTGCGACGCCTATCGCACCGCGACCAAGTGGTCGCCCGGCGGCCCGACGCTGCGTCTGCACATCGGGCTCGAGAGCGTCGATGATCTCAAGGCCGATCTCGATCGCGGCTTCGCTGCCTTCAAGGCGGCAATGTGA
- a CDS encoding amino acid ABC transporter substrate-binding protein — protein MKRVTLALTLALAAGLCAQAADAQTLKTIKDRGMLSCGVSQGLPGFSSPDDKGNWTGLDVDVCRAIAGAIFNDPTKVKYVPLSAKDRFTALQSGEIDVLSRNTTWTISRDTSLGANFTGVTYYDGQGFMVKKSLKVNSALELNSASVCVQTGTTTEQNLADYFKANNMKYEVIAFGTNDETVKAYEAGRCDVFTTDQSGLYANRLKLANPNDHMVLPEIISKEPLGPMVRHGDDQWFDIVKWTLFAMVTAEELGVTSKNVDEKAKLENPELKRVLGTDGNFGEQLGLTKDWVVRIVKAVGNYGEVFDRNVGAGSPLAINRGLNNLWNKGGLQYAPPIR, from the coding sequence ATGAAACGCGTAACCCTGGCTCTCACCCTTGCTCTCGCCGCCGGCCTCTGCGCCCAAGCCGCCGATGCGCAAACGCTCAAGACCATCAAGGACCGGGGCATGCTGTCCTGCGGCGTCAGCCAGGGCTTGCCGGGCTTCTCCTCGCCCGACGACAAGGGCAACTGGACCGGCCTCGACGTCGACGTTTGCCGCGCGATCGCCGGAGCGATCTTCAACGATCCGACCAAGGTCAAGTATGTGCCGCTGTCCGCCAAGGACCGCTTCACCGCGCTGCAATCCGGCGAGATCGACGTGCTCTCACGCAACACCACCTGGACCATCTCGCGCGATACCTCGCTGGGCGCCAACTTCACCGGTGTGACCTATTATGACGGGCAGGGCTTCATGGTGAAGAAGTCGCTCAAGGTGAATTCGGCGCTCGAGCTCAACAGCGCCTCGGTCTGCGTGCAGACCGGCACCACCACCGAGCAGAATCTGGCCGACTACTTCAAGGCCAACAACATGAAGTATGAGGTGATCGCGTTCGGCACCAACGACGAAACGGTCAAGGCCTACGAGGCCGGACGCTGCGACGTCTTCACCACCGACCAGTCGGGCCTGTACGCCAACCGTCTCAAACTTGCCAATCCCAACGACCACATGGTGCTTCCCGAGATCATCTCGAAGGAGCCGCTCGGCCCCATGGTGCGTCATGGCGACGACCAATGGTTCGACATCGTGAAGTGGACGCTGTTCGCGATGGTCACCGCCGAAGAGCTTGGCGTGACCTCGAAGAACGTCGATGAGAAAGCGAAGCTGGAAAATCCGGAGTTAAAGCGCGTCCTCGGCACCGACGGCAATTTCGGCGAACAGCTCGGCCTGACCAAGGACTGGGTGGTGCGGATCGTGAAGGCGGTCGGCAATTACGGCGAAGTGTTCGATCGCAATGTCGGCGCGGGCTCGCCGCTCGCCATCAATCGCGGTCTCAACAATCTCTGGAACAAGGGCGGTCTTCAGTACGCGCCGCCGATCCGCTGA
- a CDS encoding amino acid ABC transporter permease, whose protein sequence is MSTEARNPPPQIALKIRRILGGKAGWNGVAVQFAFAGILGWIGYEIVSNARANLENQHIAAGFGFLRNNAGFDVNQTLISYTGSDTFLRVFVVGLLNTLVVSVVGIVFATLIGFVVALCRLSPNWLLSRVGEIYVEIIRNLPVLFQILFWYLAVLAALPNPRQSISLLGIAFISNRGLVIPSPIGGSGLEPFLAMLALGVVASLALRFHARRALFQEGRMIRIWPTVLGLLVGLPLATMLVFGLPFTFELPQLKGFNFAGGSRIIPEFVALTLALSTYTAAFIAEIVRAGILSVHKGQMEAGASLGLSRGATLRLVVVPQAMRVIVPPLTNQYLNLTKNSSLAVAIGYPDLVSVFAGTSLSQTGQAIEIIAMTMGIYLLISLLTSAIMSVYGWRVSRSLGA, encoded by the coding sequence ATGAGCACCGAGGCCCGAAATCCGCCGCCCCAGATCGCCCTGAAGATCAGGCGCATTCTGGGCGGAAAGGCAGGCTGGAACGGCGTTGCCGTCCAGTTTGCCTTCGCGGGGATTCTGGGCTGGATCGGCTATGAGATCGTCTCCAATGCCCGCGCAAATCTGGAGAACCAGCATATTGCCGCCGGCTTCGGCTTCCTCAGGAACAATGCCGGCTTCGACGTCAACCAGACCCTGATTTCCTATACCGGCTCGGACACGTTCCTGCGCGTGTTCGTGGTCGGGCTCCTGAACACGCTCGTGGTCTCCGTGGTGGGCATCGTCTTCGCCACACTGATCGGCTTCGTCGTCGCGTTGTGCCGGCTCTCGCCCAATTGGCTGTTGTCGCGCGTCGGCGAGATCTATGTCGAGATCATCCGTAACCTGCCGGTGCTGTTCCAGATCCTGTTCTGGTACCTCGCGGTTCTCGCGGCCTTGCCCAATCCGCGCCAGAGCATCTCGCTGCTCGGCATCGCCTTCATCAGCAATCGCGGCCTCGTCATTCCAAGCCCGATCGGCGGGAGCGGCCTGGAGCCATTCCTGGCGATGCTGGCGCTCGGCGTCGTCGCGTCACTCGCCCTGCGCTTCCATGCGCGGCGCGCGCTATTTCAGGAAGGGCGAATGATCCGGATCTGGCCCACTGTGCTGGGTTTGCTGGTCGGACTCCCGCTCGCCACCATGCTGGTGTTCGGCTTGCCGTTCACCTTCGAACTGCCGCAACTCAAGGGTTTCAACTTCGCTGGCGGCTCGCGGATCATCCCGGAATTCGTGGCGCTGACGCTGGCGCTGTCGACCTATACCGCTGCCTTCATCGCCGAGATCGTGCGCGCCGGAATCCTGTCCGTCCACAAGGGGCAGATGGAGGCGGGGGCCTCGCTCGGTCTCAGCCGCGGCGCCACGCTCCGGCTGGTCGTCGTGCCGCAGGCCATGCGCGTCATCGTGCCGCCGCTGACCAACCAGTACCTCAATCTCACCAAGAACTCGTCGCTGGCGGTCGCGATCGGCTACCCCGACCTCGTCTCGGTGTTCGCCGGCACGTCGCTGAGCCAGACCGGGCAGGCGATCGAGATCATCGCCATGACCATGGGCATCTATCTCCTGATCTCGCTGCTCACCAGCGCGATCATGAGCGTCTACGGTTGGCGCGTCAGCCGGAGTCTGGGCGCATGA
- a CDS encoding amino acid ABC transporter permease translates to MSDIASSSFVRKDLLTERPAPVKTTGFVGLMRTRLFNSPTNILLTIVGVLLLWFTIIPAVKFLMVDAVWSGKDRAACLTENAGFAVGACWPYIQAKLPQLIYGFYPEAERWRVDLTFILAVALLVPLLVPRLPAKGLNAGLFFFAFPVVAFFLLHGGGIKGFGLSWTAGVLELFDDSIIGAGQAVLGVSKTSAVAPLFWVVGNLIVLVGVAISWLILPLTWLRDQIQGAGQPVWGDFAVTTVIVSLIAFGLGGGLRTGWRALASSIATFFAIALVIKLMGLDRGGLPVVTTNLWGGLLVTLVVSVTGIVTSLPIGIALALGRRSTIPLIRIFSIAFIEFWRGVPLITVLFFATYMLPLFLPGNFTVDGLVRALIGIALFTGAYQAENVRGGLAAIPRGQGEAAAALGLSWWKTTSLIVLPQALRHVIPNLVNSFISLFKDTSLVSIVALFDLLGSLRASFSDPKWSTPSTAFTGFAFAGIIYFIFCFGMSRYSLFVEHRLNAHRRN, encoded by the coding sequence ATGAGCGACATCGCCTCGAGCAGCTTCGTCCGGAAGGATCTGCTCACCGAACGTCCGGCGCCGGTGAAGACCACGGGCTTCGTCGGGCTGATGCGCACGCGCCTGTTCAACTCGCCGACCAACATCCTGCTCACGATCGTGGGCGTCTTGCTGTTGTGGTTCACCATCATTCCCGCGGTCAAGTTCCTGATGGTCGATGCGGTCTGGAGCGGCAAGGACCGCGCAGCATGCCTCACGGAGAATGCCGGCTTTGCGGTCGGCGCCTGCTGGCCCTACATCCAGGCCAAGCTGCCGCAGCTGATCTACGGCTTTTATCCCGAGGCCGAGCGCTGGCGGGTCGACCTCACCTTCATCCTGGCGGTGGCCCTGCTGGTGCCGCTGCTCGTACCGCGTCTGCCGGCGAAAGGGCTCAACGCCGGCCTGTTCTTCTTCGCATTTCCTGTGGTCGCGTTCTTTCTGCTGCACGGTGGCGGTATCAAGGGCTTCGGCCTCAGCTGGACCGCCGGCGTGCTGGAATTGTTCGACGACAGCATCATCGGCGCCGGGCAGGCCGTGCTCGGTGTCAGCAAGACATCCGCCGTCGCGCCGTTGTTCTGGGTGGTCGGGAATCTTATCGTGCTGGTCGGCGTGGCGATCTCCTGGCTGATCCTCCCGCTGACCTGGCTGCGCGATCAGATCCAGGGGGCGGGCCAGCCGGTCTGGGGCGATTTCGCCGTGACGACCGTCATCGTCTCGTTGATCGCCTTCGGCCTCGGCGGCGGCCTGCGTACCGGTTGGCGCGCGCTCGCCTCGAGTATCGCGACCTTCTTCGCCATCGCCCTCGTGATCAAGCTGATGGGGCTCGATCGCGGTGGACTGCCGGTCGTGACGACGAATTTGTGGGGCGGCCTCCTGGTAACGCTGGTGGTCTCCGTCACCGGCATCGTCACCTCGCTGCCGATCGGCATCGCGCTGGCGCTCGGCCGCCGCTCCACCATTCCGCTAATCCGGATATTCTCGATCGCCTTCATCGAGTTCTGGCGCGGCGTGCCGCTGATCACCGTGCTGTTCTTCGCCACCTACATGCTGCCGCTGTTCCTGCCCGGCAATTTCACCGTCGACGGCCTCGTCCGCGCGCTAATCGGCATCGCGTTGTTCACGGGCGCCTACCAGGCCGAGAACGTCCGCGGCGGGCTCGCAGCGATCCCGCGCGGGCAGGGCGAGGCGGCCGCAGCCTTGGGCCTGTCCTGGTGGAAGACGACCTCGCTGATCGTGCTGCCGCAGGCCCTGCGCCACGTCATTCCGAACCTCGTCAACAGCTTCATCTCGCTGTTCAAGGACACTTCGCTGGTCTCGATCGTGGCGCTGTTCGACCTGCTGGGCTCGCTCAGGGCCTCGTTCTCGGACCCGAAATGGTCGACGCCGTCGACCGCGTTCACCGGCTTCGCTTTCGCCGGTATCATCTATTTCATCTTCTGCTTTGGAATGTCGCGCTACTCGCTGTTCGTCGAGCATCGCCTCAACGCCCACCGTCGCAACTGA
- a CDS encoding amino acid ABC transporter ATP-binding protein, translated as MSDPIVKISGLNKWYGDFHVLRDIDLAVEKGERIVICGPSGSGKSTLIRCINALEEFQEGEIVVDGIALGPNLKHVDAVRREVGMVFQSFNLFPHLTVLENCTLAPIWVRNIPKKDAEINAMKFLERVKIPHQANKFPGQMSGGQQQRVAIARALTMNPKVMLFDEPTSALDPEMVKEVLDTMVDLAEEGMTMLVVTHEMGFAREVANRVVFMDAGQIIEANTPNEFFAAPQHARTKLFLSQILR; from the coding sequence ATGTCCGACCCCATCGTCAAGATTTCCGGCCTCAACAAATGGTACGGCGATTTTCACGTGCTGCGTGACATCGACCTCGCGGTCGAGAAGGGCGAGCGCATCGTGATCTGCGGGCCCTCGGGCTCCGGCAAGTCGACCTTGATCCGCTGCATCAACGCGCTGGAGGAGTTCCAGGAGGGCGAGATCGTCGTCGATGGCATCGCGCTCGGGCCAAACCTCAAGCACGTCGACGCAGTACGTCGCGAGGTCGGCATGGTGTTCCAGAGCTTCAACCTGTTCCCGCATCTGACCGTGCTGGAGAACTGCACGCTGGCGCCGATCTGGGTGCGGAACATCCCGAAGAAGGACGCCGAGATCAACGCGATGAAGTTCCTGGAGCGGGTCAAGATCCCGCATCAGGCCAACAAGTTCCCTGGGCAGATGTCCGGCGGCCAGCAGCAGCGCGTCGCGATCGCGCGGGCACTGACCATGAACCCGAAGGTCATGCTGTTCGACGAGCCGACCTCGGCGCTCGATCCCGAGATGGTCAAGGAGGTGCTGGACACCATGGTGGACCTTGCCGAGGAAGGCATGACCATGCTGGTCGTCACCCATGAAATGGGGTTTGCCCGCGAGGTCGCCAACCGCGTGGTCTTCATGGACGCCGGCCAGATCATCGAGGCCAACACGCCGAACGAGTTCTTTGCGGCGCCCCAGCACGCCCGCACGAAGCTGTTCTTGAGCCAGATCCTGCGCTGA